A portion of the Malania oleifera isolate guangnan ecotype guangnan chromosome 3, ASM2987363v1, whole genome shotgun sequence genome contains these proteins:
- the LOC131152023 gene encoding serine/threonine protein phosphatase 2A 55 kDa regulatory subunit B beta isoform-like isoform X3, which yields MSAGEEEEVAVASSGSPQALEWKFSQVFGERTAGEEVQEVDIISAIEFDKTGDHLATGDRGGRVVLFERIDARDQGGHRRDLERRDYSVSRHPEFRYKTEFQSHEPEFDYLKSLEIEEKINKIRWCQTANSALFLLSTNDKTIKFWKVQEKKVKKVCDMNLEPSASLSNGSVASSCTSSSSKAYVANGGCIERPLNYLSNDFSFPFGGIPSLHLPVVTSQETSLVARCRRIYAHAHDYHINSISNNSDGETFISADDLRINLWNLEISNQSFNIVDVKPANMEDLTEVITSAEFHPIHCNMLAYSSSKGSIRLIDLRQSALCDSHCKLFEEQEVAGSRSFFTEIIASISDIKFAKDGRHILSRDYMTLKLWDINMDSGPVATFQVHEYLRPKLCDLYENDSIFDKFECCLSGDGLRVGTGSYSNLFRVFGCSEGSTEATTLEASKNPMRRQIPTPSRPSRSLSSLSRVVRRGADNSGVDTNGNAFDFSTKLLHLAWHPAENALACAASNSLYMYYA from the exons TTGATATTATTTCAGCTATTGAGTTCGATAAAACTGGAGACCATCTTGCGACTGGTGATCGTGGGGGTCGAGTCGTTTTATTTGAAAGAATTGATGCCAGGGAT CAGGGTGGGCATAGAAGAGACTTGGAGAGAAGGGATTATTCAGTTAGTAGGCATCCTGAGTTCCGTTACAAGACTGAGTTTCAGAGCCATGAACCCGAG TTTGACTATCTCAAGAGCTTAGAAATTGAGGAGAAGATCAACAAGATTAGATGGTGCCAGACAGCCAATAGTGCCTTGTTTCTTCTCTCCACCAATGACAAAACCATTAAATTTTGGAAG GTTCAAGAGAAGAAGGTCAAGAAAGTGTGTGACATGAATTTGGAACCTTCAGCATCTTTGAGCAATGGTTCTGTTGCAAGTTCATGCACATCATCAAGCTCTAAGGCGTATGTTGCGAACGGAGGGTGTATTGAAAGACCCCTAAATTATTTGAGCAATGACTTTTCATTCCCATTTGGAGGCATCCCATCCTTACATTTGCCTGTG GTTACAAGTCAGGAGACGAGCCTTGTGGCCAGATGTCGAAGGATATATGCTCATGCTCATGATTATCATATAAATTCCATTTCAAATAACAG TGATGGTGAAACTTTTATCTCGGCTGATGATCTGCGAATAAATCTTTGGAACCTGGAAATCAGCAATCAAAGTTTCAATATAGTTGATGTGAAGCCTGCAAACATGGAGGATCTAACTG AGGTGATAACTTCCGCTGAATTTCATCCTATACATTGCAATATGCTAGCATACAGTAGCTCAAAGGGCTCAATACGCCTAATTGATCTGCGACAATCTGCTTTATGTGACTCTCATTGCAAATT GTTTGAGGAACAGGAGGTTGCTGGTTCAAGATCATTCTTCACAGAGATAATTGCCTCAATTTCAGATATTAAGTTCGCAAAGGATGGAAGACACATACTTAGTCGAGATTACATGACTCTTAAG CTGTGGGACATTAATATGGATTCTGGCCCGGTTGCAACTTTCCAGGTTCATGAGTACTTAAGACCTAAG CTGTGTGATTTATATGAAAATGATTCGATCTTTGATAAGTTCGAGTGTTGTCTGAGTGGAGATGGGCTGCGAGTGGGGACTGGTTCCTACAG CAATCTCTTTCGTGTGTTTGGTTGTTCTGAGGGAAGTACAGAAGCAACAACTTTGGAAGCCAGCAAAAATCCCATGAG GAGACAAATCCCGACCCCGTCAAGGCCATCAAGATCCTTGAGTTCACTTTCCCGTGTTGTCAGGCGAG GGGCAGATAATTCTGGAGTTGATACAAATGGAAATGCTTTCGATTTCTCAACAAAGTTGCTTCATCTAGCATGGCATCCAGCTGAAAATGCACTTGCCTGTGCTGCATCAAACAGCCTGTACATGTATTATGCATGA
- the LOC131152023 gene encoding serine/threonine protein phosphatase 2A 55 kDa regulatory subunit B beta isoform-like isoform X1 has product MSAGEEEEVAVASSGSPQALEWKFSQVFGERTAGEEVQEVDIISAIEFDKTGDHLATGDRGGRVVLFERIDARDQGGHRRDLERRDYSVSRHPEFRYKTEFQSHEPEFDYLKSLEIEEKINKIRWCQTANSALFLLSTNDKTIKFWKVQEKKVKKVCDMNLEPSASLSNGSVASSCTSSSSKAYVANGGCIERPLNYLSNDFSFPFGGIPSLHLPVVVTSQETSLVARCRRIYAHAHDYHINSISNNSDGETFISADDLRINLWNLEISNQSFNIVDVKPANMEDLTEVITSAEFHPIHCNMLAYSSSKGSIRLIDLRQSALCDSHCKLFEEQEVAGSRSFFTEIIASISDIKFAKDGRHILSRDYMTLKLWDINMDSGPVATFQVHEYLRPKLCDLYENDSIFDKFECCLSGDGLRVGTGSYSNLFRVFGCSEGSTEATTLEASKNPMRRQIPTPSRPSRSLSSLSRVVRRGADNSGVDTNGNAFDFSTKLLHLAWHPAENALACAASNSLYMYYA; this is encoded by the exons TTGATATTATTTCAGCTATTGAGTTCGATAAAACTGGAGACCATCTTGCGACTGGTGATCGTGGGGGTCGAGTCGTTTTATTTGAAAGAATTGATGCCAGGGAT CAGGGTGGGCATAGAAGAGACTTGGAGAGAAGGGATTATTCAGTTAGTAGGCATCCTGAGTTCCGTTACAAGACTGAGTTTCAGAGCCATGAACCCGAG TTTGACTATCTCAAGAGCTTAGAAATTGAGGAGAAGATCAACAAGATTAGATGGTGCCAGACAGCCAATAGTGCCTTGTTTCTTCTCTCCACCAATGACAAAACCATTAAATTTTGGAAG GTTCAAGAGAAGAAGGTCAAGAAAGTGTGTGACATGAATTTGGAACCTTCAGCATCTTTGAGCAATGGTTCTGTTGCAAGTTCATGCACATCATCAAGCTCTAAGGCGTATGTTGCGAACGGAGGGTGTATTGAAAGACCCCTAAATTATTTGAGCAATGACTTTTCATTCCCATTTGGAGGCATCCCATCCTTACATTTGCCTGTGGTA GTTACAAGTCAGGAGACGAGCCTTGTGGCCAGATGTCGAAGGATATATGCTCATGCTCATGATTATCATATAAATTCCATTTCAAATAACAG TGATGGTGAAACTTTTATCTCGGCTGATGATCTGCGAATAAATCTTTGGAACCTGGAAATCAGCAATCAAAGTTTCAATATAGTTGATGTGAAGCCTGCAAACATGGAGGATCTAACTG AGGTGATAACTTCCGCTGAATTTCATCCTATACATTGCAATATGCTAGCATACAGTAGCTCAAAGGGCTCAATACGCCTAATTGATCTGCGACAATCTGCTTTATGTGACTCTCATTGCAAATT GTTTGAGGAACAGGAGGTTGCTGGTTCAAGATCATTCTTCACAGAGATAATTGCCTCAATTTCAGATATTAAGTTCGCAAAGGATGGAAGACACATACTTAGTCGAGATTACATGACTCTTAAG CTGTGGGACATTAATATGGATTCTGGCCCGGTTGCAACTTTCCAGGTTCATGAGTACTTAAGACCTAAG CTGTGTGATTTATATGAAAATGATTCGATCTTTGATAAGTTCGAGTGTTGTCTGAGTGGAGATGGGCTGCGAGTGGGGACTGGTTCCTACAG CAATCTCTTTCGTGTGTTTGGTTGTTCTGAGGGAAGTACAGAAGCAACAACTTTGGAAGCCAGCAAAAATCCCATGAG GAGACAAATCCCGACCCCGTCAAGGCCATCAAGATCCTTGAGTTCACTTTCCCGTGTTGTCAGGCGAG GGGCAGATAATTCTGGAGTTGATACAAATGGAAATGCTTTCGATTTCTCAACAAAGTTGCTTCATCTAGCATGGCATCCAGCTGAAAATGCACTTGCCTGTGCTGCATCAAACAGCCTGTACATGTATTATGCATGA
- the LOC131152023 gene encoding serine/threonine protein phosphatase 2A 55 kDa regulatory subunit B beta isoform-like isoform X4, protein MSAGEEEEVAVASSGSPQALEWKFSQVFGERTAGEEVQEVDIISAIEFDKTGDHLATGDRGGRVVLFERIDARDGGHRRDLERRDYSVSRHPEFRYKTEFQSHEPEFDYLKSLEIEEKINKIRWCQTANSALFLLSTNDKTIKFWKVQEKKVKKVCDMNLEPSASLSNGSVASSCTSSSSKAYVANGGCIERPLNYLSNDFSFPFGGIPSLHLPVVTSQETSLVARCRRIYAHAHDYHINSISNNSDGETFISADDLRINLWNLEISNQSFNIVDVKPANMEDLTEVITSAEFHPIHCNMLAYSSSKGSIRLIDLRQSALCDSHCKLFEEQEVAGSRSFFTEIIASISDIKFAKDGRHILSRDYMTLKLWDINMDSGPVATFQVHEYLRPKLCDLYENDSIFDKFECCLSGDGLRVGTGSYSNLFRVFGCSEGSTEATTLEASKNPMRRQIPTPSRPSRSLSSLSRVVRRGADNSGVDTNGNAFDFSTKLLHLAWHPAENALACAASNSLYMYYA, encoded by the exons TTGATATTATTTCAGCTATTGAGTTCGATAAAACTGGAGACCATCTTGCGACTGGTGATCGTGGGGGTCGAGTCGTTTTATTTGAAAGAATTGATGCCAGGGAT GGTGGGCATAGAAGAGACTTGGAGAGAAGGGATTATTCAGTTAGTAGGCATCCTGAGTTCCGTTACAAGACTGAGTTTCAGAGCCATGAACCCGAG TTTGACTATCTCAAGAGCTTAGAAATTGAGGAGAAGATCAACAAGATTAGATGGTGCCAGACAGCCAATAGTGCCTTGTTTCTTCTCTCCACCAATGACAAAACCATTAAATTTTGGAAG GTTCAAGAGAAGAAGGTCAAGAAAGTGTGTGACATGAATTTGGAACCTTCAGCATCTTTGAGCAATGGTTCTGTTGCAAGTTCATGCACATCATCAAGCTCTAAGGCGTATGTTGCGAACGGAGGGTGTATTGAAAGACCCCTAAATTATTTGAGCAATGACTTTTCATTCCCATTTGGAGGCATCCCATCCTTACATTTGCCTGTG GTTACAAGTCAGGAGACGAGCCTTGTGGCCAGATGTCGAAGGATATATGCTCATGCTCATGATTATCATATAAATTCCATTTCAAATAACAG TGATGGTGAAACTTTTATCTCGGCTGATGATCTGCGAATAAATCTTTGGAACCTGGAAATCAGCAATCAAAGTTTCAATATAGTTGATGTGAAGCCTGCAAACATGGAGGATCTAACTG AGGTGATAACTTCCGCTGAATTTCATCCTATACATTGCAATATGCTAGCATACAGTAGCTCAAAGGGCTCAATACGCCTAATTGATCTGCGACAATCTGCTTTATGTGACTCTCATTGCAAATT GTTTGAGGAACAGGAGGTTGCTGGTTCAAGATCATTCTTCACAGAGATAATTGCCTCAATTTCAGATATTAAGTTCGCAAAGGATGGAAGACACATACTTAGTCGAGATTACATGACTCTTAAG CTGTGGGACATTAATATGGATTCTGGCCCGGTTGCAACTTTCCAGGTTCATGAGTACTTAAGACCTAAG CTGTGTGATTTATATGAAAATGATTCGATCTTTGATAAGTTCGAGTGTTGTCTGAGTGGAGATGGGCTGCGAGTGGGGACTGGTTCCTACAG CAATCTCTTTCGTGTGTTTGGTTGTTCTGAGGGAAGTACAGAAGCAACAACTTTGGAAGCCAGCAAAAATCCCATGAG GAGACAAATCCCGACCCCGTCAAGGCCATCAAGATCCTTGAGTTCACTTTCCCGTGTTGTCAGGCGAG GGGCAGATAATTCTGGAGTTGATACAAATGGAAATGCTTTCGATTTCTCAACAAAGTTGCTTCATCTAGCATGGCATCCAGCTGAAAATGCACTTGCCTGTGCTGCATCAAACAGCCTGTACATGTATTATGCATGA
- the LOC131152023 gene encoding serine/threonine protein phosphatase 2A 55 kDa regulatory subunit B beta isoform-like isoform X2: MSAGEEEEVAVASSGSPQALEWKFSQVFGERTAGEEVQEVDIISAIEFDKTGDHLATGDRGGRVVLFERIDARDGGHRRDLERRDYSVSRHPEFRYKTEFQSHEPEFDYLKSLEIEEKINKIRWCQTANSALFLLSTNDKTIKFWKVQEKKVKKVCDMNLEPSASLSNGSVASSCTSSSSKAYVANGGCIERPLNYLSNDFSFPFGGIPSLHLPVVVTSQETSLVARCRRIYAHAHDYHINSISNNSDGETFISADDLRINLWNLEISNQSFNIVDVKPANMEDLTEVITSAEFHPIHCNMLAYSSSKGSIRLIDLRQSALCDSHCKLFEEQEVAGSRSFFTEIIASISDIKFAKDGRHILSRDYMTLKLWDINMDSGPVATFQVHEYLRPKLCDLYENDSIFDKFECCLSGDGLRVGTGSYSNLFRVFGCSEGSTEATTLEASKNPMRRQIPTPSRPSRSLSSLSRVVRRGADNSGVDTNGNAFDFSTKLLHLAWHPAENALACAASNSLYMYYA, translated from the exons TTGATATTATTTCAGCTATTGAGTTCGATAAAACTGGAGACCATCTTGCGACTGGTGATCGTGGGGGTCGAGTCGTTTTATTTGAAAGAATTGATGCCAGGGAT GGTGGGCATAGAAGAGACTTGGAGAGAAGGGATTATTCAGTTAGTAGGCATCCTGAGTTCCGTTACAAGACTGAGTTTCAGAGCCATGAACCCGAG TTTGACTATCTCAAGAGCTTAGAAATTGAGGAGAAGATCAACAAGATTAGATGGTGCCAGACAGCCAATAGTGCCTTGTTTCTTCTCTCCACCAATGACAAAACCATTAAATTTTGGAAG GTTCAAGAGAAGAAGGTCAAGAAAGTGTGTGACATGAATTTGGAACCTTCAGCATCTTTGAGCAATGGTTCTGTTGCAAGTTCATGCACATCATCAAGCTCTAAGGCGTATGTTGCGAACGGAGGGTGTATTGAAAGACCCCTAAATTATTTGAGCAATGACTTTTCATTCCCATTTGGAGGCATCCCATCCTTACATTTGCCTGTGGTA GTTACAAGTCAGGAGACGAGCCTTGTGGCCAGATGTCGAAGGATATATGCTCATGCTCATGATTATCATATAAATTCCATTTCAAATAACAG TGATGGTGAAACTTTTATCTCGGCTGATGATCTGCGAATAAATCTTTGGAACCTGGAAATCAGCAATCAAAGTTTCAATATAGTTGATGTGAAGCCTGCAAACATGGAGGATCTAACTG AGGTGATAACTTCCGCTGAATTTCATCCTATACATTGCAATATGCTAGCATACAGTAGCTCAAAGGGCTCAATACGCCTAATTGATCTGCGACAATCTGCTTTATGTGACTCTCATTGCAAATT GTTTGAGGAACAGGAGGTTGCTGGTTCAAGATCATTCTTCACAGAGATAATTGCCTCAATTTCAGATATTAAGTTCGCAAAGGATGGAAGACACATACTTAGTCGAGATTACATGACTCTTAAG CTGTGGGACATTAATATGGATTCTGGCCCGGTTGCAACTTTCCAGGTTCATGAGTACTTAAGACCTAAG CTGTGTGATTTATATGAAAATGATTCGATCTTTGATAAGTTCGAGTGTTGTCTGAGTGGAGATGGGCTGCGAGTGGGGACTGGTTCCTACAG CAATCTCTTTCGTGTGTTTGGTTGTTCTGAGGGAAGTACAGAAGCAACAACTTTGGAAGCCAGCAAAAATCCCATGAG GAGACAAATCCCGACCCCGTCAAGGCCATCAAGATCCTTGAGTTCACTTTCCCGTGTTGTCAGGCGAG GGGCAGATAATTCTGGAGTTGATACAAATGGAAATGCTTTCGATTTCTCAACAAAGTTGCTTCATCTAGCATGGCATCCAGCTGAAAATGCACTTGCCTGTGCTGCATCAAACAGCCTGTACATGTATTATGCATGA